Within Mustela lutreola isolate mMusLut2 chromosome 10, mMusLut2.pri, whole genome shotgun sequence, the genomic segment ATGAGATAGccatgaaagaaaaatcaggacACTGTGGTGGTGTGGGCAAAGCAGAAAGCACAAAATAAGTGGAGGGTATTTATCCAAACTATTCGTGGCACCCTGTTTAGTTCACTGGCCAGTGTGAAGTGAGGACGTTACCTGAAGTGCCCCTTCCTGTGAATTTCCAAGAAGGTGATGTCCCTGAGGTTGAATCCACTGCCCTTGGCTCAATGGCCAGAATGTTAGTCCCTTGGTGGCTGACTTATTTTCGGCACTGATACCTGCTTTAGATGATATCTAAtcaggttttggtttgtttttttgttttttgttttttgttttttcagttaaGCCTCTCATTTGGGCCCATCCTAAATTCCCTGCTATTGGCTCCATTATCCTTCTGGTCACCTACGCAGGAAATACTTGGGTTGACATGGATTCTACCTCTTCCTCTCGGCCTCCCTCCAATAAGAACCAAGAGCTGGCTGGATAGGTTCTGAGAAGTCGAGCCTATGTATCCACCCTGTTGCCTGCTGCTGCTGGGGGAGCCACCCCCTTGCCTGCTGCTGCTGGGGGAGCCACCCCCTTGCCTGCTGCTGCTGGGGGAGCCACCCCCAGGCTCTGTCCTCCTCTTCTGAACCCTGCTGCAGACAtgctctccatttctctctcaatTAATGTCTCCATTTCATGCCTCACACTGACCCATTTCACATAGTGCAGCCCGGGTTGGCTGCACCGACCCCACAACTGTGTTTATGTTTCTCTTCTTGTTCCAAATGCACGTGTGAGTCCTCATTCCCTCTAGGATTAAATTCAAATTCTTTCCTCATATATCCACCCTCCATAATCACCCTAACTCTCCTTTATGAATTTTATGAACTTCCCATGAATCTCTTAAAGAATTTCCATCCTAGCCATACTTGACTTGACTCCTCACTGCAcgaattccttccttctttccttccttccttccttcctttagaaTAAAATGGGATGGAAACGGGTGTTCACTCTTCCCCAATAAATGCTACACATTCTGACGTATGTGCCTCTGTTTAACTTGTTCCTTCCATGGATTTGTCCCCCATTCCCACCCTTTCCCCCCATGTACCTGTGCTTGAAGACCTGGGAAAACGCTCCCTTTATCAGGAAACTTTCAGATCCAGAAAACCTTCCAGTGACCTGCCTTGTGTTCACACAGAGCTCCAGAGCAAGACCAATTTGATGATGGTGGAAGGAGACATTCTGGATGAGCAGTGCCTGAAGAGAGCTTGCCAGGGCATCTCGGTTGTCATTCACACTGCCTCTGTCATTGACGTCATGAATGTCCTTCACCGAGAGACCATCATGAATGTCAATCTGAAGGGTATAGTATCCCAGGGAGGCTATGGAGTGAGGTGGGTGCATCAGGCTCAGAAAacagaacaggaaggaaggagaggctcCCATCCCCAAACACCTGCTGAGTCTGCCCCAGCTGCTTTTTCTGATCACTCCTGAGAGATTCAAGGCTGCTATGCTCAGTTTTTTAGAGGAGGAAACTGGGGCTGAGCAAAGCTAAATAACTTGTTCAAGTAGGAAAGCTGGAATTTAAGCCCACACCTATGTGTCTCCAAAGGCCACAAAAGCTCTTTCTAACTGAAGCTCCAATCAAGGGTCGACTCCAATCCAACCTTGAACTCTGGCTATCCAactctcttctgcttctcctggGCAAGGAGCAGACCTCACAAATGCCTTTCTGGTCATCATATTAGCCTTTCTGTGCCCCTCTGAGTTGGTAGTCACACAGTAAGGCCAAGAGCTAGGAACTCTGTGATAAGAAGGGTCCCCGTGTCCACTATGAGTGAAGGGCCAAAGCTCCCGGCCAGTTTCCTTCCAGCAGGACTCCTGTGGGAGATCCCCCAGCCTAATGAGAACATCTAGCTCCTTCCTGCTCACCTCAAAGAAGGATTCATCTCAAGAGACCTGCAAAGCTAGTTCCCAGCCGTCTGGCAGGACAGAATTACCCAGGCCTGGCCTTCCCGTGGTATCTTCTTAACAATAATAGCTTCCCCATATCCATAAGAGTACTTCTTCAGCTCGCTGCTGGGTCTTTTGTAAAAGGGGCCTTTCTAGCTAGGTGCCCAAAGTCACCCCCCCTAGATCCTCATCAGTAAATGGCTGGTGGCTCTTTCTGGTTTGCGACTTTCCAATCTACTTTAAAAGGAGACACAGTTGTTTAAGGGATTAGCTTAAATCCCTTACTAGTTTCACATGCAAAGTCATCCTTCTGAGCGATGGAGGCCAGTCCCTCTAGGACCACAGCGCCCCAACCCCCAGTCCCATCTGGTTTTCATGCCCTGCGCTACAAAGTTGGTCCTTAGAATGAGTCTTAGACAGAGGCTTCTTCTCTAAAGCAACTCGTTGCTTTAGGGTCTCCAGCGTAAAGTAGTACAACCTCAAGGAAGACCCTTTCTAATTTCTACTTATCCATACCCTCTCCACTCCCACGCTGCAAGGAGGGTGCTAGATTAACTGAGTTTTCCTTTTTAGCCTCTTCTGCTAATTCCTGCTCTCCACGACTCCCAACAACAGGGCATTTGAAACCCCTGAGAAGTGGTAGAGGTACCAGTTAATTAAAACCAAGGTCAGTTCCAGGTTTAAAAGATACTTCAaataaccaggtggtgggtattagagagggcacagattgcatgaagcactgggtgtggtgcaaaaataatgaatactgtcatgctgaaaaaaaataaaggcttttgGGAAATTTCAGATCCTAGATACATATGAGGACATTTACTTTCATACATGGTAATATTAGATGAGTTAAATGAATATTTCTCTGATGtgcacatttaattttaaatcatCAAATTTTAGCAAAGaattaatatttcaaatgtaGCTTCCATGGACAAATAAACTAGTCCATAactcaataaattaattttaggCAAAAAAAAGATACTTCAAATAATGGTCATTTCCCTCTCTGCAGGTTGATTAGCCCCACATTTTCTCAGCCTCTAGATCTGatgtttttttaatgagtctgTCTCTCTGAAAAATCAAATTGCAcagataaaaaagagagagagagagagaaataaaaatgaaactttgcGGGGGGCGGTATACTTAAGGGGAAGGTGCTCTGCTTGACCTCCCTCAGCTAAAAGGATTCTGCAAGATTATCCCATTATAGGTATCAACCACCAGAGGGCACACTCCCCCTACTGGTTCTCCAGCAAGCTCAACCTAGAAGGCCAATGTCAGGCTCCAGAATAGTAAGTAAAAGGAAGGTTTCTCACCCCCACTCTTCAGACCGGGATAAAAGGAGTCACAGTCAGAATTAGGAGTGGCCTTTGTATGGAACACTCAATCAGGACTAGGTAAAATTCTAGTCCATATTCTGAGTATGGCCtcctaattatattttatttaaaataaactgtttttaacGAGGTGGTAGGGATAAGTGAAAATTTTCTAATGTCTTCACTCAGCAAAACATAAAACGGCGATCCTCTGTCCTTTTCCAAAATTCAAAGTACACACACAGGTCCaggaattcaaaaaaaaaaaactagaattctTGCTCTCCAGAACCCAAAGTTCGGTTTCTTCTCACTTTTGCCTTTTTGCATTTTTCCTATGGCTATAGCATGTTCAGATCTTAGCTGGAGACACAGAGGAATGCACTCCTCCTGATCTGCAGTAACCATCTCacttggggaagggggtggacaTGGTCTGCAGCCATGATAGGCCCTTTAGGTTATTTGTTGACGCTGATGTTGTACTCCCTATGGGCAGGTACTCAGCTCCTTTTGGAAGCCTGTGCCCAGGCTAGTGTGCCGATCTTCATCTATACCAGCACCATTGAGGTGGCTGGCCCCAACTCCTACAGGGAAATCATCCAGAATGGCCACGAAGAAGAGCATCTCGAATCACGATGGTCTGCTCCATACCCCTACAGCAAAAAGCTTGCAGAGAAGGCGGTGCTAGCTGCTAATGGGTGGGCCCTTAAAAATGGTGGCACCTTGCACACCTGTGCCCTAAGGCCCATGTATATCTATGGGGAAGGAAGTGCATTCCTTTATGACTGTATATACAAGGCCCTGAGGAACGATGGGGTCCTGACACATCAGAGCAAGTTCTCCATCGCCAATCCTGTCTATGTTGGCAATGTGGCCTGGGCTCACATTCTGGCCTTGAGGGCCCTACGGGACCCCAAGAAAGCCCCAAGCGTCCAAGGACAGTTCTATTACATCTCTGATGACACACCTCACCAAAGCTATGATGACTTCAACTACACTTTGAGCAAGGAATGGGGCTTCTCCCTTGATTCCAGAATGAGCCTTCCCATATGTCTGAAGTACTGGCTTGCCTTCCTACTGGAAATAGTGAGCTTTCTGCTCCGTCCAATTTACAAATATCCACCCCCCTTCAACCGCCACACAGTGACATTGTTAAATAGTGTATTTACCTTCTCCTATAAGAAAGCTCAGCGGGATCTGGGGTATAAGCCGCTCTTCAGCTGGGAGGAAGCCAAGCAGAAAACCATGGAGTGGATTGGTTCCCTGGTGAAACAGCACAAAGAGACCCTAAAAACAAAGACTCACTAATCTGGGGGTGACAAGTAGATACAGAGGTTGTTGGGAGTCCTCTATCGAGCTCTCCCCCTCTGGCTTCATACAGGAAGAAACAAGGCCACAGGCCCAGGTCCTACTGCCTCCCTTTACAAGATGGCTGCCTTACTGTTTTCCTCCTACCACCGGAAACCTTCCCCGTCCCTGGCCCAACCGGAAGCTTTCTGTCCCGCCCACACTGCAGAGGACCGACAGGGAGATTTGCTATAGCTGCTCATACGAAAGCCTCCACTCCTGGCTCTGAGCTATTCGGGCCTCTTCCGTGTAGAATGTTGCCTGTTAGTTCCATTTCCTTTGTTACATGCAAAGTATTTCTTATCTTTTACAAATTCCTAGTCCCACGCACAGCTCAGTGGAAAgagtaataaatgttttaatgccTAATCTGGAAGACGCTGTGGTTGACGTGAATACataccttcctccttccccctccattTCTAGGGATCATTATCTCCTATTTAGAAAAGCAGCATGGAATGGAGGTGGGCAGAAGCGTTGCGGGGGGTGGGGATTAAGACCGAGGAAGCATTTGCTATGTTTCAGGCAAATATCACTTCATTTAACTCTCTCTAGAAACCTCTGAGAGGTTTAGAAACCTTACTAAGGTTTCTAGTAAGGTTTAGAAAGTAGGAAGTTCTTCCAGTACGGTCTAGAAACCTTACTGCCTTTTATGGCTAAGGAAACTTGATCATCAGATACCACTCACTAACTGCTAAGTGACCAGGACATTTAGACTGACTAGAAAGCCCCTATCTGTCCACTGAATCTTGCAACCTGAACTGCCTAAATTTATAACacaatgggggtggggtggagggcttGGTCAGCGGTGCAACAGAGCACAGAGAGGAGGAGTGTGCCCAAGCTGCTCCTTGGGAGAGGCGGGTTCCTTTGGGTCACCTCCTTCTTGCTCAGCCCTGGGTAGGAGACCCACGAGAACCCCTGAGGGGTAGCTGGGAGGTCTTCAAGCCCTTGCCAGAAGGcctgggcaggggaaggagaggcagagatgcCACCAGCCTCTATCACCAATGTCAATATCCTTGAAGACCCCTAGGACATAGGATGCACTGGGGCCACCTTGGCAGTTCACAACCTGTATCTAAACTTTCAAATCACATCATGAAACCACACCATGGAAACCACACCAGGAAAGTAAAGGGAACAGGTGTGAAGGCCCCTAAAACTTTGTCTCCTACCTGGTTCAAGACGTAGAGAAATCTCTACCCCCACTGCCCCTGCAGAATCAACTGATCCCTactgttttctcctctccccaTCTATCTCTCACACTCCCTGCTGGAATGAGGCTTTATCCCTCTACCTCCTTAACCTCTGTCCTTTCCCTCCGTCTTCCCCTTCATCACTGGCCTTTGCAACCAGCATCCTTCTCTGTTGTCCTGAGGAGAGGAGGCCAACCAAGGCAGGTTTGGGGACTTGAATGATGACACGGTCCTCAGTTGAGTAGAGGACCAACAGTTGAAAGAAACACAGTCAGGGCCAGCAGAGACTggtgaagcagaagcagaagctggTGAGGAGGTGGCTGTTGGGCTCAGAGTATGGGAGGTGAGAGCTGCCTATCTCCAGACTAGGCTGTAGCCTGTCTCTACGAACCAGAGCCACGGAAGGGTCATACCAAGCATCCAGATGGCTTCTTTCTTACCCAGGGAATGTACGGATTATGAATTCAGTTGAGTCTGATTACCCCGAAGGAGACAGTTTATGCTTTCATTctaaggagaaagggaaaaactaTTCTGGTGGGGACGAGGGTTTCTATCACTTTTAAAACCCCAAGGGCCAGAGGACCCACAGTGGGCATCGGGTATCAGAGCAGGGTGGCCCCATCCTGTGGGGGTAGGGGAGAATGACAcgttccctcctgcctccctccagaGCACAGAATACAGGGGGCAGCGCCCGTCCCCTCCTGGGCAATGCACACACCTTGACACGTGCATGCTGGGAGccagaaaagggaaggagggaggtgaAATCCGGGACAAGGACCCTTCAGCTGAGTTTTTAACCTGGTGAGATTCCATATCTATGAACCCGCCAGGGATTCTCACCAGGAAGACAAGGAGCTCTGTGGCCAGAGGGCaagggagcagagacagaggagaggggaaggaatgAGCTGGCGGTCTAGCTGAATAAGCCCAAAAGCCTTAGAATGTTTGGGCCCATGGAACTGGCCCTTCTTACTCACCCTGGGCACAGCACTGAGGGCTGCGGACCTTTAGAGCTAATGCACAGaagccctcttccctcctcccctctcctccctccccctccccccctccattCTCCACCCCTTTCCTtccatctccatctccatcccctccccccctcctttcctttcccggcccctcccccacctggagtggggtgaatgagtgaatgaagatGCAGGGAAGGGCTCCGCGCCCACTTAAGCCCTAAGGGTGAGTCCAGGGAACGGAGCTCACCGGATGTTGGGGGGGGCAGTGAGGAAGCCCCACAGAGCAGTGGGGCCTCAGCGAGGCCTTTAGGGGGTGATGGGACTTGGGTAGAAGAGGGAGATATTCCAGACAGGTGAGGAGCCTGAGCAGCGGTGCCGCGGAGAGGGTGAAGTGTAGAGGTGGGAGACAAGGAGGGTGAAGGGGAATGAAGAGGCTGGCCTGCGCGGTGGGAAGGGTTTAGCCCAGGGGAGATTAGACAGTTTAGGGTGTCAGAGGGGACAGTGAGGCTGGCCTGAGGGCAGAGGTGGGGCTGGCAGGCCGGTGAATGGCTGAATGAAGGGCCCACAGGAAGGTGGCAGGGGGCCTGAAGGCGTGAGAGGGGGTGAGGCAGACCCGAAGGCCAGCCAGACAAGCTGTTGTAGAAACCCAGAGCCCCTGTCTTTCACTCCACGTATAAAATTCTCAATTCATTAACATGCAAAGAGCAATACTGACCTCTCATCAGTAAGTCCAGATGTCCAAGAAAGAGCCAAATATAGTCTGGGATGAGGGCAGGGCAGCTCTGGGGTTGGGATGGGCCCCCTCATCGCTGGCACCCCGACAGCTCCAGGCCGTCTGTCCCACCCTGAAATGGATGACGCTATCAGGGAAGGTCATCCAAGAGATGTGACCCCCGACTGACCCTCGGGCAGGACCAGGGCTCTCAGAAgctctccagcccctcccctgtccttggcATGCCGGCCCTTGCTTGCCTTTTCCATTCCCAGAGGCCAGGTCTTGAGATAACGATGTGGTGTTGAGAACACCCGCCCAGTATCCCTTACCGAACCCAGGGAAGGCCTCTATACAAACTTTTTAAGATCTGCCAGATGGACACAAGGATCCATTCATCTCGGGGCCACCCAAGATAAGCCTCGTTAGTAAGGTCCCTTGGCTTATTACAGCGTAGCTGCCGCCTACCAACCCGGAGCAGCCTCTTaagtctctccctgccctctgactGTAGGAACCGGGTGCCAATTACACCTGGACACCTAGGAAGCTTCCATGAGGACAGCAAGCCAAGTCTGTATCACAGGTCATGTGAATATCCGTGCTTTTTTCCTGGGGATATTTCAATGTGTTGCAATTACGAAGTGCTGGCGCAGAGCCTCCTTGGGGTGTTACTTAATATATGATATTACCTTATTACCTcttgaaaatctgaaagaaatctgaatttCAAAACACAGCTAGCCCCGAGAGTTTCAGACAAAAGTTCACGGACCACGGGCAGCAGAATTTCATACCAGGTATTCCCTTCCACATCTCATACAATGGTCCTAATTGGACTTCGGAGGAAGGGGCAGCACAGAGAGGTAAGTAATTTGCTCGAGGTCATTCAGTGAGTTCGTGGCTCAGGTCAAGTAATCAAAGGGCTTCCAAGGGCCTACCGGAAGAGGTGAAATTCCCACACCTGCAGAAGCCAGCCACCCAGACTGTAAGTGAGGTGGGCTAGAGCCGAGAGGCCTGGCGGGGAATGACGGGGGACTGTGGTGTCCAGGAGACCACACGCTCTGCTCCTGGGAGCTGGCGGCCGCCGAGCACCCCCAGTTCAGGCCTGGGATACACCCTAAGTTCCCAGATCTTCGGACTCTCGGACGAAAGCAAAACGTTCCCACATTTTATATGAAATCTCTCTATTTCTAAATATTGGCACCTAATTCTAAATTTCAAAAACTGTGTGAGGATCAGCTCTGGGAACGTGTGGGTTCTGCAACGGCTGCTGCAATCGTATGTGTAATATTTTATCTCTTAAAGAGTGGGCAGCCCACCGTGTTCACTCTTGGTGGTAGGTCCTGGGTAAAGGTTACAGCATATTctgtacttttctgtatgtttgataTTGGTTGTAATTTTGTGAATAAATTAATTTccgtttaagaaaaaaaaaaaaaagagtaaaaactaATGAAACACATCTGCAGGCCAGACCCACAGCTAAGGCTTCCAGGGTTCCATCTCTGTTCCCAGGCGGCAGGTACCGTACACAATAAAATGTACGAAGGCCGTTAGAAAGAGGATCCCATCAGGGTAGGGGACTCAATAAAGCGCTGGCATTTGGGCTGAATACTGACAGATGGGTAGGATTTCAACAGGCAGATGTGGCAGGGGGGATGTATCCCAGGCAAAGGCAAGGAAGTCTGCCAAGAaacagaggtgggagaggggagtcCCTTTTAGGTGGTGTGGACAGACCAGAGAGCATAGGTGTCAGGGAGAATGGAAGACACACCTGGAAAGACGCGATGGGAAAAGACCAGGGTCACCTGGGGTCACCGCTAGGAGAtactctgcctccttccttctttcccctcaGAGCACAACTCGGTTGCCCTTCTAAAGACCTTTTGACATTTAGTTACTTTACATGTAATATACCTTAGTGGAAAACTATACTTGTTAAGGGCAAAGAGCACGTCTCCATGTCCCCACTAGCAACGAATCTTAACAGTCAGGCTAAAGAACCTGGAGATTATTCAATATGCAGTCAGCAACCTGTTCAGCTGTCCCTGGAAGGTTACTCTGGCACTGGTGTGTAGGATGGATTGGAAGAGATTAAGAGGATACTTCAAGAATCTCAGCAAGAAATAAAGGCCTCATTTATGTAGTGTTAGCAAAAACGGGACACAGAGGGCAACTGGGGCCAGACTGAGGCAGAACGAACACACTACTACGTCAGGAAATGCCCGAATAGGGTCACAGCACCCCCTATGCCCCCATTCTCCCAAGCCAGGAACCTGGGAAGTCCTTCGCCCACTCTCCCTCCAGCCTATCAATCAGTCCCACCCATTTCCCCTCCAAAGTGCCTGCTGTGGGCGTCCCCTCTCTCCCTAGGAACACGGCATTGTTCAGGCCATCGTTGTCTCTTGCCCGGCCTCCCTGCCTCAGAGAGTCACCACGAAATCCCCTCGCATCCTTGTTGCCGGAGTTGTCGACCCAACGTCAAATCTGACCACGTCTGTGTCCTACCGAGAAACCATCCAGGACCCTTAGGAGAGCCCGGAGTGTCTTAGGATACCAGATAAGGCCCTTGGAGAGTTAGTGCCTGCCCACCTCTCTGGACTATATTGCCGCCAGTTCCTACCCTATCTCCGGATTCCCCAACTTTATGCTCTACTCCAGGAATAGGCCAGGGTTTGGCACTTCCTGCAAACAGGACGCTTTTACATATGGCTGCGCTTAAGCACTGTGTCCCTCCTGCTCAGGCCTTGCCCACCGCTCCTGTCAGCACATCCCTCCCAAGCGCTTATCCACCATCCAAAGCTTCCATCTGATCATCTGCGTGCCATGTGCACGTCTAATTGCACAGGGATTATTCTGCCCTCCCACGCCATGCTGTCTTGTTCTTGAGGGCAGCAATTAGCTGTTTCATCTCTGTGTCTCTAGTGCCTGGGCCGGTGCCTGACACAAAGCAGGCACACAGATGGACAGCGGACTGACAGGcagacggatggatgggtggTGGGTTGGACAGAAGACTGGATGGATAGATAAGCAGACAAAATGCAAACAAATGGAATTGCTgagatggggaaggaagggagtcGGGGAGGCTGAAGGAATGACAAAGCAAGAAGGAATTTAACGATAAGGTCAGGAAATTAATGAACCTGAAGAAGGTGGGGGGGGCGGAGCAATCCATCCGCACTGCATGAAGAGTGAGCGCTTGAAGGAAATGTGAGAGGGAAAGACATTTATGAAGGCAGAACGCAACTGGTAAGATTGTTAAGGGGTTTGGAAATGAGATGTACAGTCTGAAACAATGTAATGCCCAGAGagttttcaaaatgcaaaaataaggATGTTCTAGGTTTAAAAACTGAATTGAGAGAAAATCtcattagaagaaaaagaagatgcttCTGAAAGCATCAAGGACTCTGAGGGAAGTTTGTAGGGAGTCCTCCTTTATCATGGGATCCCACACAAGGGTATtgagtggggggagtgggagctGGTGTTTCCAGGCATGAAAGAGACTCATTATGatggagtggagggggaggggaggactaaCAAAAAGTGGACTGGCCACTCTGTCCCCAAGGGCAGGCGACCCTGGGGTCAGTTGCAAACTCTGGAACAGTCACCAGTCTGTTCTAGAAACCTGAAGCTCCCCAGTAATTAAGAGTGCAGTCTttcctcaagaaacaaaagaacttgCGCGAGCAAAGTCAGTCCTTCTCCCAAAATAGGGGCCGGCCACAGATAGGGCTGGCACATGGGCTCCTGGCTCTGTCGTCCTCTGAGCATGGTCTCTGCCCTTATCGAGGCAGGAATATCCTTTACAGGAGGCAGGACGAAACGCCCCCTTGCACCAGCTGGAATCTGTAAAGTCATGGGCTGAGTTACAAAGAAGCAGGGAGGATGTGTGGGTATGGGGCTGGTGTAGACCTGGCCGGGCCCCACATTTGATTTTTCCCTAAGCTTTGGGAACTAAGTGACTagtcttgatttctttcatcagtaggTAAAACAACTCCCTCCTAATCACAGGTAAACCAGGGAGTCTCCCTATCCCCTCCAGGACAGATCAAATTGTTTGTGGGGTTCACATTTTAGAGTTAAAATGAACCctaaaataaactctaaatttttttttttttttttttttttttttttttttttttttttttttgtaaccagGAGGGAGAATTTAAACTCTAAATTTTTAGACTTAAAATAAGCTGATCTAGGGCCATAGGCCCATAGCCCATTTAGCTATgggttccttcccttcctcttttcacaaacaaggaaactgaggcctgagatgtaaagtgactttcccaaggtcacccaTAAATCAGGAGCAGAGCTGGCCTAGGATGCAGTCCCTTGAGAACACACCCCGTGGTAAAGGAAagaggaatgtttatagcaggggcacctggggccaGGCAAAATAGGGTTTGAGCAGCATTGAATATGGGGAGGGGGGGGATTATTATAGCTTCTGATACCTCTCAACCCGCCACCTGAACACACTACAGCCATACACACCACGCTCCCACCATGGCCTCTCCCGCCTGCAACACATGCCTATTGCCTGGCTCCCGTCCCTCAGCCAACTTGTCCTCATGCTTCAGGCTGTGCCTCCCCTAGAGAGTCTCCAGCCTTCCAGGGAAGGGTAAAGCATGTCTCTCCACTAGGCACTAGTCACAGTCCAGGTGGCTGCTTATGAACTCATCTGTCTCCCTAActagactgtggactctgggaggCACCGCGAGGAGCCTGTGCTGGCAACCTGTGCCCAGCTGTATTCCCACATCTGGCCCCGAGTGAGCACCCATTGAATATGTAaggagtgaaggaaggaagacaatGTTCTTAAAGAAGGAGattctgggagtgcctgggtagctcagttggttaagccactggctcttgattttagctcaggtcataagctctgggtcctgggatcaaggatcCCCCAAttcaccatcccccacccctggccatgtcaggctccatgcatggaatctgcttaggatctctctccctctccctctgtccctccccctgctcgcacacacacacactctctctctctgtctctctaaaataaataaagaaatctttagggacacctgagtgactcagtcattaagtgt encodes:
- the LOC131809998 gene encoding 3 beta-hydroxysteroid dehydrogenase/Delta 5-->4-isomerase, whose product is MAGWSCLVTGAGGFLGQRIVRLLAEEKELQEIRALDKVFRPEQREEFSKLQSKTNLMMVEGDILDEQCLKRACQGISVVIHTASVIDVMNVLHRETIMNVNLKGTQLLLEACAQASVPIFIYTSTIEVAGPNSYREIIQNGHEEEHLESRWSAPYPYSKKLAEKAVLAANGWALKNGGTLHTCALRPMYIYGEGSAFLYDCIYKALRNDGVLTHQSKFSIANPVYVGNVAWAHILALRALRDPKKAPSVQGQFYYISDDTPHQSYDDFNYTLSKEWGFSLDSRMSLPICLKYWLAFLLEIVSFLLRPIYKYPPPFNRHTVTLLNSVFTFSYKKAQRDLGYKPLFSWEEAKQKTMEWIGSLVKQHKETLKTKTH